The genomic region GCAAGAGGTCAGCTGTGTTCCTGCCATGTCCTAAGTCTCTCTGGCCATATGCCCTGGCTGGCAGCAGACAGGACTTTTGTCTGAATAGCACTCAGGCCAGTGTCACTGGTTCAGAGCAGATGGAGGGTAGTTTTTGTCTGCTGGACACAGAAGGGGTCAGTCTGGTTGGAGGCAGCCTCTGTGAGCCCGGCCACGTGCTGGACACCAGGACCCTCCCAAGCAGGACGTGGCTGAAGCTGACTTCACGTGGACGGGTGCCCCCGCCCCATGTCCCTGCAGCACgagccagagcccctgccccactGTGACGATTGGGAGAGGCCACGGGAGGAGTTCACGCTCTGCAGGAAGCTGGGCTCCGGCTACTTCGGGGAGGTCTTTGAAGGGCTCTGGAAGGACAAGGTCCGAGTGGCCATCAAGGTGATCGCCCGAGGTCAGTGGGCCTCAGGCCAGGGACTTCCAACCTCGCTTGCAGGCGTTGGGTGGCCCAGCAGCCCTGCGCCCTGACACCCCGCCCACCACTCAGCACCCTAACCTGGACCACGTGTGGCACCCACTGCAGCATCTGGGTGGCTTTCTCCTTTCATGCTGCGACCCAAGTGCACTTATCCtaacaggaaattttaaattcttaatgtAAATGGAAGAAAAGCTGTTAAAATAAGTAATCACCAGATATCTGAAAAGGTTTATCTAGACTCTTCTTAGATGAACCACCAGAGGTTCAGATCACCCACTTCAGGAACCAGGGACCCAGGGCTGCAAGGGAGCACATTTAGGGGGATTTCTAGCTTCACATCAGGCTGGGTCAGAGGTAAACCCCATGGGGGTGTCTGTGGTGCCTGGGGTGTAGGGAGAGCCGCTGGTGGGCACAGTGGACCCCCCATGTGAACAGTGGGGACAAAGCTGTGTCTGAGCTGCTGCTGGTGCGGCTGGGtggaggggcaggcagagggcCCCCAGCTTCTCCAGGGGCCACATCCAGTGAGGCCGCCCACCCCCGCAGCTGACCTTCTGCACCAGCACACCTTCCAGTCAGAGATCCAGGCCATGAAGAAGCTGCGGCACAAGCACATCCTGGCTCTGTACGCGGTGGCATCCGTGGGGGATCCAGTGTACATCGTCACGGAGCTCATGCCCAAGGGGAGCCTGCTGGAGCTGCTGCGGGGTGAGTGGGGCCACCAGAGTGACTTGTGTCCACTGGAGGGAACGGGAGACGTGCACAGACGTGCACTCCACACCATGCACAGGACAGCCTGGGGTTCTGGGGGCTTCCTCAGCACTTTTCTGCTTACAAAAGGATTTAAAATATCTTGTGATGAATGTACCACCCATTCATAGTAGGAATTTGACAAAATACAGATAAGAACAAAGACAAGAAAAGCCACCCATCACTCCTGCACCCACAGTGAATTGAGGCCTCTTTAGTCAAAGGCTTGGTGTGGCTGCCCACCCCTTCTGCTACTGGGACACACAGCCTGGTCTCACTGCTGTCTTCTCTTCCTGGAAGACGCTGTCCCTTCTTCTGGTGTTTGTGAACATGCTTACACAgccatacacccacacacactctcATGCCATGTATCTCACTGACGCACAGACCTCATCATCTGTAAAAAGAGCCATCACTTAACACCCAGACCAGACAACAGCAAGTGAGCGGAGACACCACTGTGTGCAGATGCGGCTTGACTGCAGAGATGCTGCAAAAGAAAGAAGTGTGCACGCAGGATAAGCTACACccaatatgcatgtgtgtgcatcgGGGGGTCTATTTTAATACAGCACATTGGAAATACTTTCCACTTGATCATTGTAAGCAGTTTCCCATATCATTAAATGTTCATCAGAAATTAAATCCTGATAGTCTGTGGGCCACCACGTGGATGTGCCACGTCCACTTAGGTGCCTGTTATTGAAACCTTCTGAGATTTTTCATGTAAATAATGCTGGGCCGAACACCTGTGTACATATGTGAGTTCTTTCTGCTTCAGTGTGGATTCCCAGAAGGAAATTCCAAAGGGCTATATGCTGACTCTATCAGTCTCTACAAGGCCTGCAGTGGCTCCACAGTTCCAATTTGAAATCAGGCCATCTGCCCTTTGTCCCAACCCCTCCCCTGAGCACGCAAGTCTGCAGAGAGGACTTGGCCCTGGCTGGTCCCATTCACCCTGGCCTCCCCTGGCCTCTGCAGGCTCCGACGAGAGAGCCCTGCCCGTCTCGGAGCTGATGGACATTGCAGCACAGGTGGCCGAGGGCATGTGCTACCTGGAATCGCAGAACTACATACACCGGGACCTGGCTGCCAGGAACATCCTTGTCCGGGAAAACAACATCTGCAAAGTTGGGGACTTCGGGCTGGCCAGGCTCATCAAGGTAGGGGCGGGGCAGGGTGGAGAGCTGAGGGGGTGGGGCACGGGCAGTGAGGGCATGAGCCACTAGAAGTTCCTGTGGCCTTCCCGTTCTCAGGTGAGATATGGGCTATGGAGCCCAAGCTGTCCCTTGACAGGGTTAGGAGGCTCCTGGGAGGGCAGTGCAGGCCCTTGGACGAGTCTAGAAGGACAGCTCTGTGCCCAGAAGCTGTGAACACGGAAGTCCCCGCTGAGCGGGGCACAGCAGGGCAGGGTGCACAGGCAagtggggtgtgggggaggcGCCTGGCCCAGCAGGCTGGCGACACAAGCACTTCCAGGACTCCCATTAACACATTGAGAAGTTGAGGGGGTTCCTTCAGTCATGACACCCAGAGCTAAGTGTCAGCCGTTCCTGACTGCTCCTCAAGCAGACCCTGCATCCCCCTAGCTTGGCTGCTAACCTGCTGTCCCCGCCGAAATCTTCTCGAAGCTGACTTTCAAGGATTCTCTGCCCCTTGTTCTGGGAGGCTTTCCACTGGGTTCTGCGACTGGTTTTCTGGGGCACGGCCTGTGGGTATCCAGGCAGGGTCTGCCAGCTCAGCTCCCAGGAAGCCATGACATGGTGTGGGTCCTGACCGCACAGTTGCCCAccacatgccaggctcccctgccctgtCCCTGCTGCAGGGGCAGCCCCCAGGCCCACTCCCAGCATGTGTCTGATTGCAGGAGGACATCTATCTCTCCTATGACCACAACGTCCCTTACAAGTGGACCGCCCCAGAGGCGCTCTCCCGAGGGCATTACTCCATCAAGTCTGACATCTGGTCCTTCGGGGTTCTCCTCCATGAGATTTTCAGCAGGGGTCAGACGCCCTATCCAGGTACTGGGCCCCAGCATTGCAGACTGTCGGCAGGGCAGTGGGGGGCTGCCTCCTGGTCACACCCCCTGCACCACTCACTGAGTATCTTTCAGGGCCACCAGCCAGAAGAGGGTGGTAGGAGAGCCAGGGGTGCAGAGGGCCTTGGCTTCCTGCCTCCAGAGCCCCCTTGTACCACCCATCGCAGGCATGTCCAACCACGAGGCCTTCCTGAGGGTGGAGAGCGGCTACCGCATGCCCTGCCCCCCAGAGTGCCCGCCCACCACACACAAGCTGATGCTCTCCTGCTGGCACAAGGACCCTGAGCAGAGACCCTACTTCAAAGGGCTGTGGGAGAAGCTCTCCAGCCTAACGAGGTACGAGAACCCGCTGTGAGCTCACAGCCTCCCTGCAGCTGCCCAGAGGCCAGGCCAGCCCTCATGAGTCAGGCAAGGCCTGAGGACCTCAGATCATGGCTGTGGGCCACCCCAGTTCACTGAGGATTTGCCGAAGGTATGGACCACTCCTAGAACCATCTGGACACTCCTGGGAAGGTGCTCTGGCAGACCTGGGCCTACCCCTTCCCCAGTGCAGCCTGGAGCTGGGGCTGTCCCTTCCCCTGATGCCAGCGCCTGCAAAGTACCAGGCACTCTACAGTCAACGTCTGCCCTGGAGCCAGATCACCCCTTTCCTCAGAATGGACCTGTCCCTGGTCCTGACTTGAAGCCCACCAACTAGCAGGACCAGGGTCAAGCCTTGCTGGCTGTGTGGTGGGGACCTAGGCTTTGGCTGCACCTCCTCTGCCCCCTGGCCCTGCCTGAGCCTTGGACTTGAGGGGGTGTGACCCCCCCAGTCCTCTGCAGAGATGGGCACTGACACCTGCTCCCCGGGGCCAGTGCTGCACCTGTCCACCTGCCTTGGCAAACACCTGCCCCGGCGTGTCTGGGGGCCTCATCTGGACACTGTGGCCAGGAGGACTGGGTGAGGGTCCGGCTAATCCTTGAGGTGGACCCCCCACCCAGCCTTAGCACTGACCACCAGTCTTCCCTGGGACCACAGGAGAGCCTGCCCCCCAGCCTGCAACCTGCCTGGACACATGGAGGGCAGGCGGGACAGACGGTGTAGGCTTTGGGGGCTACTAGCCACCCAAATTACTCATATGTTTTAGAACAGAGTTGGGGTGGGGCGGCCAGAGGATGGGTCCTTCCAGCAGAGCCTGGCCCTTCAAGAAGGGGAGGCCACCCCTCTAAGCCTCTGAATTCACACCAAAGCTCTATCCACTGCCTCACTGAACTGCCGTCTCCTGATCCCACACCCCAGTCAAACTCTGCTGGCCACTGAATGTGGACACCACCAGCCCACCCCTCAGGCCTGTCCCAGgaggctggcagaggatgaggacCTCTCCCTCACAACACCACACAGGTCTCCTGAGTCAGACTCTGCCCaaagctgggcttccctagtgagaGCGACCCACAGGAGCCTCCCACACTTGCTTCCCCTCTGCCTCAGTGGGGTGCCGGGGCCTCAGATTCACTCTGGGGCTTGGGGGCCCTGTCCAGAGTGTGTCCTACAAGAGAAGAGAGGAGGCAACATCCTTAACAGAAGACACATGGGAGAAAAGAGGACAAGCAAGTTTGAGGACTGCCTCCTCAAGGTCCTCCAGGGGGCACTGGCATCCCTCTGACCCCAAGGTAGAGACCCCGCTGGCCTCCTATAGCAGCAGCAAGAGGGGCCAGGGGTGGAATCACAATAGAGGGCTCTGACCTCAGCAGCTGCCTTGGAAGCTTCTGCTCCGATTCTTGGACTGCCTGCTCTCCCTGGTTTCCCGAAATAGCCAGGCACCCCACCCCTTCTCAGATGCAAGGCTCCACACTCACTGGAGCTGTCTGCCCACATGAACCTGGGTCAGACCTCAAAGGAGGCCCCTAGGAGGGGCTCCAGGAAGGCCCAAGGAGCACGGCCAGCTCTCTCACACCTGGAAATGAGAAGGTTGAGGGGTTAGTGACTTCTCCCTCGGGGGCGGGGGAGCACAcagctctctctcacacacacacaccaggctgcTCACTCTTGGAGTTTATTGTTCACTTGTTGCAAGGCACAGGGTTCCGGGGTGTGAGGAAGGCGCGTTCGTGTGGCTCGGATAGCAGAGAGTGGGATTCTCTCAACTTCCTTTTTTGGTGTTTTGATATTAAAAACCGAACTGCTTCCCTTGACTGCAGCCTGCTTGGTcttggggagaggaagggaagagagggtACAGGGCGGGGGGAGGAAGAGGGCTCTGATGAGCCTAGCGCCTTGGAAGGAAGCCTGGCAGCTGGTGGTGGTCACTCAGGATGGGGGCCTGCAGTTGGTTTTGCCAGGCTGGCCTCTGGGCTGCTGCTTCCCCACAGCTTCCCGAGCCAGGTCACAGGTGATCGTGCTGGTGGAGGCCTGGGCAGACTCCGAGCTGGGGGAGAGCAGGAAGTTAGGGGCTGTTTCCACTTGCCCCAGCCCCCACTCACACTGGTCCCCAGAAAGGCACACTCACTGCTCTGGGGACTCCAGCACTGTGGCCATGAACGGGAGAGTGGACTTCCCGAAGAAAAAGCTAGCCCACCAGTGTCCTGGGTCTGCTTTGGGGAGACCTAAGAGGAGCGAGGCAAAGTCAAAGTGCTGCTGTCTCTCCCTGGGCATGGCCCTGGGGACAGAAGGGACACTGCACTCACCCGGGTGGTGGGGGATGGCTTCCCCAGGGTACTCGGCACTTCCGCAGGAGCTGTTACTGGAAGTGGAGCCCAGGCGGCCTGGAGAGAAGAGGCCCACTCAGCTCCACGGGGCACTGGGCCTCCAGTCCACCCGGCCAAGCATTGGCTTCACCGGCAACGCAGGCCGGTGCCAAAGGTCCTTAGCAGCTCACTCCCCACCCAGATACAGGTTCTCAAGCAACTGGAGTTGACCCCACAAGCTCTAGGCGGGGGAGCTCGGGACGGACTAGGGAGCGGGCAAGGGGCTGACTTACGCCGGTAGTAGTCGTGGGTGGCCACGAGCGAGCCGCTGGAGGGGATGGCTGCCATGCTCTTGCTTGCGGGCTGGTGGAAACCTGCGCACGCGGGGGTCGGGGAGCCCCTTCGGTCACTGCTGCCTCCGCAGAAGGGTGCTCCCCACCCGGGCTGAGTAGACCCGCTCGGACCCCAGGGTCAGGTCAGCCCCGTGGGCTCCCGGGAGGGGCGGAGGCCGGGTTTGTTTACCAAGTCGAGGCGGGGATCCGGAACTCTCGGCCCGCCCTCTCCTCGCGGGCGGCTCCAACCAGCCCGAACCGGCCGCGAGGGACAATAAAGGCGCTTTGTGCGCTGGGTCGCCGGCCTGGGGCTCCGGAAAGTGGCCCTACCTGTGGCCGGCGGACCTCCAGCTCCGTGCCCCGGGTCCTATCCGTCGCCCCCTGCCC from Muntiacus reevesi chromosome 2, mMunRee1.1, whole genome shotgun sequence harbors:
- the PPDPF gene encoding pancreatic progenitor cell differentiation and proliferation factor, giving the protein MAAIPSSGSLVATHDYYRRRLGSTSSNSSCGSAEYPGEAIPHHPGLPKADPGHWWASFFFGKSTLPFMATVLESPEHSESAQASTSTITCDLAREAVGKQQPRGQPGKTNCRPPS
- the PTK6 gene encoding protein-tyrosine kinase 6 encodes the protein MGSEGQAPLGPKYVGLWDFEARTAEELSFRAGDLFHVARKEEEWWWAVRLDGAGRALAEGYVPHNYLAEKETVESEPWFFGRISRSEALHRLQAMGNEQGSFLIRISEKPGADYVLSVRDQQTVRHYKIWWRAGWLHLNEAVSFPGLSELVDHHKVQSLSHGLRLTSPCRKHEPEPLPHCDDWERPREEFTLCRKLGSGYFGEVFEGLWKDKVRVAIKVIARADLLHQHTFQSEIQAMKKLRHKHILALYAVASVGDPVYIVTELMPKGSLLELLRGSDERALPVSELMDIAAQVAEGMCYLESQNYIHRDLAARNILVRENNICKVGDFGLARLIKEDIYLSYDHNVPYKWTAPEALSRGHYSIKSDIWSFGVLLHEIFSRGQTPYPGMSNHEAFLRVESGYRMPCPPECPPTTHKLMLSCWHKDPEQRPYFKGLWEKLSSLTRYENPL